One window from the genome of Hydractinia symbiolongicarpus strain clone_291-10 chromosome 1, HSymV2.1, whole genome shotgun sequence encodes:
- the LOC130630729 gene encoding zinc metalloproteinase nas-4-like isoform X1, which translates to MRFIQLVPCIAFICGIYGSLEYEAAMDEIEIANQGEHYDQVDMKLTVEQRATFKSMNSKSRNKRSIYDKFYNVRWPEAVVPVTFSSKFSETEKATINEAMRTIESVSCVRFKEYTPGLVPSNHIYINKGTGCWSYVGGNMGSQELSLGFGCVHTDTAIHELLHALGFFHEQSRPDRDQYVTINTENIRQGYEEDFEISEFSHKDGLGVKYDPESIMHFGRFAFSKNRWSLPTIVLKSNPNRKLGGKKMTASDILQLNLYYECRGYAKTTRPTTATTTPTRLTRTTTATTNTRPTTTTTTRPTTKTKTISNMKAMKPTTEYLKVCGDEVFLCSKVFVNRAICAFGIFCRRSCGLCSGPRENMCDLLVNAINVGCSSGRRKKHCVSKNKKERRRMKEECPKTCCMRGQFYE; encoded by the exons ATGAGGTTTATACAGTTAGTACCCTGTATCGCATTTATTTgtg gtATTTATGGCTCCTTAGAGTATGAAGCTGCAATGGATGAAATTGAAATTGCCAATCAAG GTGAACATTATGATCAAGTCGACATGAAATTAACAGTGGAGCAACGCGCAACCTTCAAATCTATGAACAGCAAAAGTCGAAACAAAAGATCAATATATGATAAATTTTACAACGTTAGATGGCCTGAAGCTGTAGTTCCCGTTACCTTTAGTTCCAAGTTCA GTGAGACAGAAAAGGCAACAATAAACGAAGCCATGAGGACGATCGAAAGTGTATCTTGCGTTCGATTTAAGGAATATACTCCCGGCTTAGTTCCATCCAACCATATTTATATCAATAAAGGGACGgg TTGCTGGTCATACGTTGGTGGAAATATGGGAAGTCAAGAATTGTCTTTGGGTTTTGGATGTGTTCATACTGATACTGCCATTCACGAGCTTTTGCATGCTCTTGGCTTTTTTCACGAACAATCAAGACCAGATAGGGATCAATATGTCACCATCAACACAGAAAATATTAGACAAG GATATGAAGAAGACTTTGAGATCTCTGAATTTTCTCACAAAGACGGATTGGGTGTTAAATACGATCCTGAATCCATCATGCATTTTGGAAG ATTCGCTTTCTCAAAAAATCGATGGAGTCTACCAACCATTGTGTTGAAATCCAATCCTAACCGAAAGTTAGGAGGCAAAAAAATGACTGCGTCAGATATTCTTCAATTGAATCTCTATTACGAATGTAGAGGTTATGCGAAAACTACACGTCCGACTACTGCCACGACGACACCTACACGTCTAACACGTACAACTACTGCAACGACAAATACACgaccaacaacaacgacaaccacACGACCAACAACGAAAACTAAGACGATTTCGAACATGAAAGCAATGAAACCAACAACAGAATATTTAAAAG TATGTGGAGATGAAGTTTTTTTATGCTCGAAAGTATTTGTAAACCGGGCTATTTGTGCATTCGGAATATTTTGCAGACGTTCGTGTGGATTATGTTCAGGTCCAAGAGAAAATATGTGTGATCTTCTGGTCAATGCAATAAATGTTGGTTGTAGCAGTGGCAGAAGAAAGAAACACTGTGTCTCgaaaaataagaaagaaagaagaagGATGAAAGAAGAATGCCCAAAAACATGCTGCATGCGTGGACAGTTTTACGAATGA
- the LOC130630729 gene encoding zinc metalloproteinase nas-14-like isoform X2: MRFIQLVPCIAFICGIYGSLEYEAAMDEIEIANQGEHYDQVDMKLTVEQRATFKSMNSKSRNKRSIYDKFYNVRWPEAVVPVTFSSKFSETEKATINEAMRTIESVSCVRFKEYTPGLVPSNHIYINKGTGCWSYVGGNMGSQELSLGFGCVHTDTAIHELLHALGFFHEQSRPDRDQYVTINTENIRQGYEEDFEISEFSHKDGLGVKYDPESIMHFGRFAFSKNRWSLPTIVLKSNPNRKLGGKKMTASDILQLNLYYECRGYAKTTRPTTATTTPTRLTRTTTATTNTRPTTTTTTRPTTKTKTISNMKAMKPTTEYLKGPRENMCDLLVNAINVGCSSGRRKKHCVSKNKKERRRMKEECPKTCCMRGQFYE, translated from the exons ATGAGGTTTATACAGTTAGTACCCTGTATCGCATTTATTTgtg gtATTTATGGCTCCTTAGAGTATGAAGCTGCAATGGATGAAATTGAAATTGCCAATCAAG GTGAACATTATGATCAAGTCGACATGAAATTAACAGTGGAGCAACGCGCAACCTTCAAATCTATGAACAGCAAAAGTCGAAACAAAAGATCAATATATGATAAATTTTACAACGTTAGATGGCCTGAAGCTGTAGTTCCCGTTACCTTTAGTTCCAAGTTCA GTGAGACAGAAAAGGCAACAATAAACGAAGCCATGAGGACGATCGAAAGTGTATCTTGCGTTCGATTTAAGGAATATACTCCCGGCTTAGTTCCATCCAACCATATTTATATCAATAAAGGGACGgg TTGCTGGTCATACGTTGGTGGAAATATGGGAAGTCAAGAATTGTCTTTGGGTTTTGGATGTGTTCATACTGATACTGCCATTCACGAGCTTTTGCATGCTCTTGGCTTTTTTCACGAACAATCAAGACCAGATAGGGATCAATATGTCACCATCAACACAGAAAATATTAGACAAG GATATGAAGAAGACTTTGAGATCTCTGAATTTTCTCACAAAGACGGATTGGGTGTTAAATACGATCCTGAATCCATCATGCATTTTGGAAG ATTCGCTTTCTCAAAAAATCGATGGAGTCTACCAACCATTGTGTTGAAATCCAATCCTAACCGAAAGTTAGGAGGCAAAAAAATGACTGCGTCAGATATTCTTCAATTGAATCTCTATTACGAATGTAGAGGTTATGCGAAAACTACACGTCCGACTACTGCCACGACGACACCTACACGTCTAACACGTACAACTACTGCAACGACAAATACACgaccaacaacaacgacaaccacACGACCAACAACGAAAACTAAGACGATTTCGAACATGAAAGCAATGAAACCAACAACAGAATATTTAAAAG GTCCAAGAGAAAATATGTGTGATCTTCTGGTCAATGCAATAAATGTTGGTTGTAGCAGTGGCAGAAGAAAGAAACACTGTGTCTCgaaaaataagaaagaaagaagaagGATGAAAGAAGAATGCCCAAAAACATGCTGCATGCGTGGACAGTTTTACGAATGA
- the LOC130635244 gene encoding zinc metalloproteinase nas-13-like, translating into MRCIQLVLCIAFVSGIYGSTEYEAAMDEIEIANQGEHYDQVDMKLTEEQRATFKSMNSKSRNKRSLYDKLYNVRWPEAVVPVTFGSKFSEAEKATINEAMRTIENVSFTLKTYNVLIALHYCSCWSYIGRTNLGRQELSLGFGCVHADTAIHELLHALGFFHEQSRPDRDQYVTIKQENIRPGTLDTFTKYCIISLYHSVFQHLLLFLFKGYESNFDISEYSYKDGLGVKYDPESIMHYGR; encoded by the exons ATGAGGTGTATACAGTTAGTACTCTGTATCGCATTTGTTTCTG GTATTTATGGCTCTACTGAATATGAAGCTGCAATGGATGAAATTGAAATTGCCAACCAAG GTGAACATTATGACCAAGTTGACATGAAATTAACAGAGGAACAACGCGCAACCTTCAAATCTATGAACAGCAAAAGTCGAAACAAAAGATCATTATATGATAAATTATACAACGTTAGATGGCCTGAAGCTGTAGTTCCCGTTACCTTTGGTTCCAAGTTCA GTGAGGCGGAAAAGGCAACAATAAACGAAGCCATGAGGACGATCGAAAATGTATCTT TTACTTTAAAAACGTACAATGTTCTGATAGCATTGCACTATTGTAGTTGCTGGTCATACATTGGCCGAACTAATTTGGGACGTCAAGAATTGTCGTTGGGTTTTGGATGTGTTCATGCAGATACTGCCATTCACGAGCTTTTGCATGCCCTTGGCTTTTTTCATGAACAATCAAGACCAGATAGAGATCAATACGTCACCATCAAGCAGGAAAATATTAGACCAGGTACTTTAGATACATTCACTAAATATTGTATTATATCCTTATACCACAGTGTTTTTCAgcatttattgttgtttttatttaaaggatATGAAAGTAACTTTGACATCTCTGAATATTCTTACAAAGACGGATTGGGTGTTAAGTACGATCCTGAATCCATCATGCACTATGGAAGGTAG
- the LOC130636131 gene encoding salivary glue protein Sgs-3-like, whose translation MLLQNNSKEVAVKFLQEFTFSKNRWSLPTIEWKSNPNRQLGGKKMTASDILQLNLYYECKGYTKTKRLITTTTTTKTITPPKTTTTTTLRPTTTTTTTTTTTTTTTRPTTTTTTTTRPTTTTTTATRPTTTTTTTTRPTTTIKATTTRLVMTTKAITSPTTTETTTITTTTRPTTITSTTLKTKTVQPTTTEATPTKATMTRNTMKPTTKPSKVCGDETYLCSKAFVNRAICAFGQFCRRSCGLCSGPKENMCDLLVDAINVGCESSMRKEHCVSNDKTERRRMKQECSKTCCMRGQFYE comes from the exons ATGCTCCTTCAAAATAACTCTAAGGAAGTGGCAGTCAAGTTTTTACAAGA ATTCACTTTCTCAAAAAATCGATGGAGTTTACCAACTATTGAGTGGAAATCCAATCCAAACCGGCAGTTAGGAGGAAAAAAAATGACTGCATCAGATATTCTTCAGTTGAATCTATATTACGAATGTAAAGGTTATACGAAAACAAAGCGCTTAATCACTACAACGACTACCACAAAGACAATAACACCTCCAAAGACTACCACAACAACTACTTTACgtccaacaacgacaacaacaacgacaacgactACCACGACGACAACAACACGTCCAACGACTACCACGACGACAACTACACGTCCAACGACTACCACTACAACTGCTACACGTCCAACAACGACCACAACAACGACTACTCGtccaacaacaacaatcaaagcaacaacaacacgCCTAGTAATGACAACTAAAGCGATAACTAGTCCAACGACTACGGAAACGACAACCATAACGACAACTACACGTCCAACAACTATTACATCAACAACACTTAAAACCAAGACGGTACAGCCAACAACAACCGAAGCGACGCCAACTAAGGCGACGATGACCAGAAACACGATGAAACCAACAACAAAACCttcaaaag TATGTGGAGATGAAACCTACCTATGTTCAAAAGCATTTGTAAACCGAGCTATCTGCGCCTTTGGACAGTTTTGCAGACGGTCGTGTGGATTATGTTCAGGTCCAAAAGAGAACATGTGTGATCTACTCGTTGATGCAATAAATGTTGGTTGTGAAAGCAGCATGAGAAAAGAACACTGTGTCTCGAATGATAAGACAGAAAGAAGAAGGATGAAGCAAGAGTGTTCAAAAACATGCTGCATGCGTGGACAGTTTTACGAATGA
- the LOC130637016 gene encoding salivary glue protein Sgs-3-like, whose amino-acid sequence MCACCSFDYSYQFAKSTSEPTIVLKTNPNQPLGGRKLTPSDILQLNLYYECEGIAKSTPTTTTRPTTSTTTTTRPTTTTTTTKRLTTTATTTARPTTTTTTTTRPTTTTTTTTLPTTTTTTTTRPKTTTTTTTRSTNTTTTTKRPKTTTTASCPITTTTTTRQKTATRAATKKITGTIFTAQPSTFGNKKTPIARSTLKPVIRSTKVCGDETYLCSRALVNRMICTFPKFCRRSCGLCSGPSENMCDLLVDAINVGCESSTRKEHCVSKDKRERRRMKQECPKTCCMLLSKYFKRKININFGSKKMNIVYPKIRTKYRGSPKNECEFNPRHYVLCKMVAQDVIAFSVMTHCRKILAVFNIKNLVIAKTI is encoded by the exons ATGTGCGCTTGTTGTTCTTTTGATTATAGCTACCAGTTTGCAAAATCTACGTCTGAACCAACTATCGTGCTAAAAACCAACCCAAATCAACCTTTAGGCGGAAGAAAACTAACCCCATCGGATATTTTACAGCTTAATCTATACTACGAATGCGAGGGTATAGCGAAGAGCAccccaacaacaacaactcggCCAACTACTAGCACAACGACAACTACACGACCAACAACTACCACTACGACAACTAAGCGACTAACAACTACTGCAACGACAACTGCACGACCAACAACTACCACAACGACAACTACACGACCAACAACTACTACAACGACAACTACACTACCAACAACTACCACAACGACAACTACACGTCCAAAAACTACCACAACGACAACTACACGATCAACAAATACCACAACGACAACTAAACgaccaaaaacaacaacaacggcaAGTTGCCCTATAActaccacaacaacaacacgtCAAAAAACTGCGACAAGGGCTGCAACTAAGAAGATCACAGGCACAATTTTCACCGCACAACCTTCGACGTTTGGCAATAAGAAAACACCAATAGCCAGGAGTACACTAAAACCAGTAATCCGATCTACAAAAG TTTGTGGAGATGAAACCTACCTTTGTTCAAGAGCTCTTGTAAATCGAATGATCTGTACATTTCCAAAGTTTTGCAGACGGTCATGTGGATTATGTTCAGGTCCAAGCGAAAATATGTGTGATCTTCTCGTCGACGCAATAAATGTTGGTTGTGAAAGCAGCACCAGAAAGGAACACTGCGTATCGAAGGATAAGAGAGAAAGAAGAAGGATGAAGCAAGAATGTCCAAAAACATGCTGCATGC TGCTTAGCAAGTATTTTAAGCGAAAAATCAATATCAATTTTGGAAGTAAGAAAATGAACATTGTatatccaaaaattagaactaaatATAGAGGAAGCCCAAAAAATGAATGTGAATTTAACCCCAGACATTACGTGTTGTGCAAAATGGTAGCTCAGGATGTCATTGCATTCTCTGTCATGACACACTGTCGGAAGATTCTAGCAGtctttaatataaaaaaccttgttatagcaaaaacaatctaA
- the LOC130638569 gene encoding zinc metalloproteinase nas-12-like: MLRHLSILVILVVVGGVGVIVVAITGTSVSCRSAMSDIVDENREILKDHPEIYNTDELLSPEQLSEFTNSDKTRRRRGLPEASVSKWVEKTVPYILSDQYNADEKNKIRAAMATISSVSCIKFKEHQTNPPLPFLKVFYQFPACYSHIGMKTNEHNQLSLTPNCVRSSRTIIHELLHTLGVYHEHERADRDEYELNITLLSREEQIVWDPSMIRNQLCIILRTCLTFLFAF; the protein is encoded by the exons ATGCTGAGACATTTATCGATAT TGGTAATACTCGTTGTTGTCGGCGGCGTTGGCGTCATCGTCG tcgCTATCACTGGTACATCAGTGTCATGTAGATCCGCCATGAGTGATATTGTCGACGAGAACCGAGAAATTTTAAAag ACCATCCTGAAATTTACAATACTGATGAATTACTTTCGCCAGAACAACTCTCAGAATTCACAAATTCTGACAAAACAAGAAGACGAAGAGGTTTACCTGAAGCTTCTGTTTCAAAATGGGTTGAAAAAACCGTGCCCTATATTTTAAGTGACCAATACA ACGCAGACGAAAAGAATAAAATTCGTGCAGCCATGGCAACGATTAGTAGCGTTTCTTGCATCAAATTTAAAGAACATCAGACGAATCCACCTCTTCCTTTCTTAAAAGTGTTCTACCAATTTCCCGC ttGTTACTCACACATTGGTATGAAAACAAACGAACACAACCAATTATCGTTGACACCCAACTGTGTAAGATCAAGCAGAACGATCATTCATGAACTTCTCCACACTTTGGGCGTGTATCACGAACACGAGAGGGCGGATCGAGATGAATAT gagcTGAACATAACTTTGTTATCAAGAGAAGAACAAATAGTTTGGGATCCGAGTATGATCCGAAATCAATTATGCATTATTCTTCGTACGTGTTTAACTTTTCTCTTTGCTTTTTAA
- the LOC130630740 gene encoding uncharacterized protein LOC130630740 — MTQQHFFHTISLLFNSYDFSKSAFLKTIVWKKDPNLFLGGAILSPSDIKQLNLFYECNADSKTTTSTTSTPTPSTSTTSTSTTSTSTPSTSTTSTSTTSTSTPSTSTTSTSTTSTSTPSTSTTSTSTTSTSTPSTSTTSTSTTSTSTPSTSTTSTLTTSTLTTSTSTTSTSTPSTSTTSTSTKSTSTMSTTTSKPQKGTLAFFSSLSFIYLTF; from the coding sequence ATGACACAGCAACATTTCTTTCATAcaatttctttactttttaacAGTTACGACTTCTCCAAAAGCGCATTTTTGAAGACGATAGTCTGGAAAAAAGATCCTAACTTGTTTTTGGGAGGAGCAATTTTATCTCCATCAGATATCAAACAGTTAAATCTTTTCTACGAATGCAATGCGGATTCAAAAACCACAACATCAACGACTTCTACACCAACGCCGTCAACATCAACAACGTCAACATCAACGACGTCTACATCAACACCATCAACATCAACGACGTCTACTTCAACGACATCTACATCAACGCCATCAACATCAACGACGTCAACATCAACGACGTCTACATCAACACCATCAACATCAACGACGTCTACTTCAACGACATCTACATCAACGCCATCAACATCAACGACGTCAACATCAACGACGTCTACATCAACACCGTCAACATCAACGACGTCTACTTTAACGACGTCTACTTTAACGACGTCTACATCGACGACGTCTACATCAACGCCGTCAACATCAACGACATCAACATCAACGAAATCAACATCAACGATGTCAACCACAACATCCAAACCACAAAAAGGTACTTTAGCATTTTTTAGTTCTTTAtcctttatttatttaactttttaa